One genomic region from Chelonia mydas isolate rCheMyd1 chromosome 25, rCheMyd1.pri.v2, whole genome shotgun sequence encodes:
- the NCLN gene encoding nicalin isoform X1 codes for MLEEAGEVLESVLKASCLPLSFLLFVPAVLLLLGPPPAAEAAHEFTVYRMQQYELGGQPYGTRNAVLNTEARTVEADVLSRRCVMMRLVDFSYEQYQKALRQSAGAVVIILPKAMSAVPQDVVRQFMEIEPEMLAMETIVPVYFAVEDEELLSIYEQTRVASTSQGSASAAEVLLHTATANGFQMVTSGAQSKAISDWLITSLEGRLTGLGGEDLPTIVIVAHYDSFGVAPWLSHGADSNGSGISGLLELARLFSRLYTYKRTHAGYNLLFFASGGGKFNYQGTKRWLEDNLDHTDSSLLQDNVAFVLCLDTLGRGNSLHLHVSKPPKEGTLQHAFLRELEMVVASQFPEVKFSMVHKKINLAEDMLAWEHERFAIRRLPAFTISHLESHRDGPRNSIMDMRSRVDSKTLTRNTRIIAEALTRVIYNLTEKGAPADLQIFTEQMQIQQEQLESVMDWLTSQPRAAQLVDKDSTFLNTLEYYMSRYLKDVKQHHVKADKRDPEFVFYDQLKQVMNAYRVKPAIFDLLLALCIAVYLGVAYVAVQHFGLLYKTVQRLSLKSKQQ; via the exons ATGCTGGAGGAGGCGGGCGAGGTGCTGGAGTCGGTGCTGAAGGCCTCGTGCCTGCCGCTCAGCTTCCTGCTCTTCGTGCCGgccgtgctgctgctgctggggccgcCGCCCGCCGCCGAGGCCGCCCACGAGTTCACGGTCTATCGCATGCAGCAGTACGAGCTGGGCGGGCAGCCCTACG gcACCAGGAATGCAGTGTTAAACACAGAGGCCCGCACTGTAGAGGCGGACGTGTTGAGCCGCCGCTGCGTGATGATGCGGCTAGTGGATTTCTCGTATGAGCAGTACCAGAAGGCTCTCCGCCAGTCAGCTGGGGCCGTGGTGATCATCTTGCCCAAGGCCATGTCAGCAGTGCCGCAGGATGTTGTCAGG CAATTCATGGAGATAGAGCCAGAAATGCTGGCCATGGAAACCATTGTGCCGGTCTATTTTGCAGTAGAGGATGAAGAGCTGCTCTCCATCTATGAACAAACACGGGTTGCTTCTACATCACAGGGTTCGGCTTCAGCTGCTGAAG ttCTGCTGCACACGGCGACTGCCAACGGCTTCCAGATGGTTACGAGTGGGGCTCAGAGCAAAGCTATCAGTGACTGGCTCATAACCAGCCTGGAG GGGAGGCTGACTGGTCTGGGAGGAGAGGATCTGCCCACCATTGTAATAGTTGCCCATTATGATTCTTTCGGCGTGGCCCCA TGGCTGTCTCATGGTGCAGACTCCAACGGCAGTGGCATCTCTGGGCTATTGGAGCTAGCCAGGCTCTTTTCTCGACTCTACACCTACAAACGTACCCATGCTGG GTATAATCTGTTGTTCTTTGCATCTGGAGGTGGTAAATTTAACTATCAAGGAACCAAGAGGTGGTTAGAAGACAACTTGGATCACACAG ATTCCAGTTTGCTGCAGGATAATGTGGCATTTGTTCTGTGCCTTGACACCCTGGGCAGAGGGAACAGTCTTCACCTCCACGTCTCAAAACCTCCTAAGGAGGGGACCCTGCAGCATGCTTTTCTGAGGGAGCTGGAAATG GTGGTCGCGAGCCAGTTTCCGGAAGTGAAATTCTCCATGGTGCACAAGAAGATAAACCTGGCTGAGGACATGCTGGCATGGGAGCATGAACGCTTTGCAATCCGCCGCCTGCCTGCATTCACCATTTCCCACCTGGAGAGCCACCGGGACGGCCCGCGCAACAGCATCATGGACATGAG GTCACGAGTTGACTCTAAGACTCTAACCCGTAACACCAGGATCATTGCTGAGGCATTGACTCGGGTCATCTACAACCTAACTGAGAAG GGAGCGCCTGCTGACCTGCAGATCTTCACAGAGCAgatg CAGATtcagcaggagcagctggagtCTGTGATGGACTGGCTGACCAGTCAGCCCAGAGCGGCCCAGCTTGTAGATAAAGACAGCACCTTCCTCAACACCTTAGAATATTACATGAGCCGCTATCTGAAGGATGTCAAGCAGCATCATGTGAAGGCAGATAAACG GGACCCTGAGTTTGTTTTCTATGACCAGTTGAAGCAGGTGATGAACGCATACAG GGTGAAGCCAGCAATCTTTGACCTGCTCCTGGCTCTCTGTATAGCAGTCTACCTCGGAGTTGCCTATGTTGCAGTCCAG CACTTTGGTCTCCTTTACAAGACGGTACAGAGATTATCCCTTAAATCCAAGCAGCAGTGA
- the NCLN gene encoding nicalin isoform X2, whose amino-acid sequence MLEEAGEVLESVLKASCLPLSFLLFVPAVLLLLGPPPAAEAAHEFTVYRMQQYELGGQPYGTRNAVLNTEARTVEADVLSRRCVMMRLVDFSYEQYQKALRQSAGAVVIILPKAMSAVPQDVVRQFMEIEPEMLAMETIVPVYFAVEDEELLSIYEQTRVASTSQGSASAAEVLLHTATANGFQMVTSGAQSKAISDWLITSLEGRLTGLGGEDLPTIVIVAHYDSFGVAPWLSHGADSNGSGISGLLELARLFSRLYTYKRTHAGYNLLFFASGGGKFNYQGTKRWLEDNLDHTDSSLLQDNVAFVLCLDTLGRGNSLHLHVSKPPKEGTLQHAFLRELEMVVASQFPEVKFSMVHKKINLAEDMLAWEHERFAIRRLPAFTISHLESHRDGPRNSIMDMRSRVDSKTLTRNTRIIAEALTRVIYNLTEKGAPADLQIFTEQMIQQEQLESVMDWLTSQPRAAQLVDKDSTFLNTLEYYMSRYLKDVKQHHVKADKRDPEFVFYDQLKQVMNAYRVKPAIFDLLLALCIAVYLGVAYVAVQHFGLLYKTVQRLSLKSKQQ is encoded by the exons ATGCTGGAGGAGGCGGGCGAGGTGCTGGAGTCGGTGCTGAAGGCCTCGTGCCTGCCGCTCAGCTTCCTGCTCTTCGTGCCGgccgtgctgctgctgctggggccgcCGCCCGCCGCCGAGGCCGCCCACGAGTTCACGGTCTATCGCATGCAGCAGTACGAGCTGGGCGGGCAGCCCTACG gcACCAGGAATGCAGTGTTAAACACAGAGGCCCGCACTGTAGAGGCGGACGTGTTGAGCCGCCGCTGCGTGATGATGCGGCTAGTGGATTTCTCGTATGAGCAGTACCAGAAGGCTCTCCGCCAGTCAGCTGGGGCCGTGGTGATCATCTTGCCCAAGGCCATGTCAGCAGTGCCGCAGGATGTTGTCAGG CAATTCATGGAGATAGAGCCAGAAATGCTGGCCATGGAAACCATTGTGCCGGTCTATTTTGCAGTAGAGGATGAAGAGCTGCTCTCCATCTATGAACAAACACGGGTTGCTTCTACATCACAGGGTTCGGCTTCAGCTGCTGAAG ttCTGCTGCACACGGCGACTGCCAACGGCTTCCAGATGGTTACGAGTGGGGCTCAGAGCAAAGCTATCAGTGACTGGCTCATAACCAGCCTGGAG GGGAGGCTGACTGGTCTGGGAGGAGAGGATCTGCCCACCATTGTAATAGTTGCCCATTATGATTCTTTCGGCGTGGCCCCA TGGCTGTCTCATGGTGCAGACTCCAACGGCAGTGGCATCTCTGGGCTATTGGAGCTAGCCAGGCTCTTTTCTCGACTCTACACCTACAAACGTACCCATGCTGG GTATAATCTGTTGTTCTTTGCATCTGGAGGTGGTAAATTTAACTATCAAGGAACCAAGAGGTGGTTAGAAGACAACTTGGATCACACAG ATTCCAGTTTGCTGCAGGATAATGTGGCATTTGTTCTGTGCCTTGACACCCTGGGCAGAGGGAACAGTCTTCACCTCCACGTCTCAAAACCTCCTAAGGAGGGGACCCTGCAGCATGCTTTTCTGAGGGAGCTGGAAATG GTGGTCGCGAGCCAGTTTCCGGAAGTGAAATTCTCCATGGTGCACAAGAAGATAAACCTGGCTGAGGACATGCTGGCATGGGAGCATGAACGCTTTGCAATCCGCCGCCTGCCTGCATTCACCATTTCCCACCTGGAGAGCCACCGGGACGGCCCGCGCAACAGCATCATGGACATGAG GTCACGAGTTGACTCTAAGACTCTAACCCGTAACACCAGGATCATTGCTGAGGCATTGACTCGGGTCATCTACAACCTAACTGAGAAG GGAGCGCCTGCTGACCTGCAGATCTTCACAGAGCAgatg ATtcagcaggagcagctggagtCTGTGATGGACTGGCTGACCAGTCAGCCCAGAGCGGCCCAGCTTGTAGATAAAGACAGCACCTTCCTCAACACCTTAGAATATTACATGAGCCGCTATCTGAAGGATGTCAAGCAGCATCATGTGAAGGCAGATAAACG GGACCCTGAGTTTGTTTTCTATGACCAGTTGAAGCAGGTGATGAACGCATACAG GGTGAAGCCAGCAATCTTTGACCTGCTCCTGGCTCTCTGTATAGCAGTCTACCTCGGAGTTGCCTATGTTGCAGTCCAG CACTTTGGTCTCCTTTACAAGACGGTACAGAGATTATCCCTTAAATCCAAGCAGCAGTGA
- the S1PR4 gene encoding sphingosine 1-phosphate receptor 4 — MPSLALGFALPQGLPVPQKMPAPGLSRSVDPSFPPLLTVSPEARVSLLYSVDSCLQLAARQNINLILQHYNYTGKLGSRRPQEDRMGLLKVAFITISCLIVVENLLVLMAIVRGLHVRRWVYSCIASITVSDLLAGVAYICNICLSGSRTFQLTPELWFLREGVLFIALAASTFSLLVTAIERYSTMVRPIAENEASKTKRLRSLIVSCWALAILIGMLPLLGWNCLCDFRSCSTLLPLYSKNYILFCVVMFSMILLGIIGLYASIYHLVRASSQQVITRHSRKRSLRLLKTVLMILGAFILCWSPLFALLLLDVFCESQTCKLLKGMDWALALALLNSAINPLIYSFRSLEVRRAVLCFVCCCCIRLGLRGPGDCLLMADINSGSSTESSLRTRESFRCSVALKPRGRSREPLSSNSSMMSNLTSN, encoded by the coding sequence ATGCCTTCTCTAGCTCTGGGCTTTGCCCTTCCTCAGGGCTTGCCGGTTCCTCAGAAGATGCCTGCTCCAGGGCTAAGCCGTTCAGTAGATccctctttccctcctctcctaACTGTCAGTCCCGAGGCCAGGGTTAGCCTGCTGTACAGCGTGGactcctgtctgcagctggcagcCAGGCAGAACATCAACCTCATCCTGCAGCACTATAATTACACGGGGAAGCTGGGCAGCCGGCGGCCCCAGGAGGACAGGATGGGCCTCCTCAAGGTGGCCTTCATCACCATTAGCTGCCTCATCGTGGTGGAGAACCTGCTGGTGCTGATGGCCATCGTGAGGGGCCTGCATGTCCGCCGGTGGGTCTACTCCTGCATTGCCAGCATCACGGTGAGCGACCTGCTGGCCGGGGTGGCCTATATCTGCAACATCTGCCTGTCGGGCAGCAGAACCTTCCAGCTGACGCCTGAGCTGTGGTTCCTCCGGGAGGGCGTCCTCTTCATCGCCCTGGCCGCCTCCACCTTCAGCCTGCTGGTGACGGCCATCGAGCGCTACAGCACCATGGTGAGACCCATTGCCGAGAACGAGGCCAGCAAGACCAAACGCCTGCGTAGTCTCATCGTGTCCTGCTGGGCCTTGGCCATCCTCATTGGGATGCTGCCTTTGCTGGGCTGGAATTGCCTGTGTGACTTCCGCAGCTGCTCCACCCTGCTGCCCCTCTACTCCAAGAACTACATCCTCTTCTGCGTGGTCATGTTCAGTATGATCCTTCTGGGCATCATCGGCCTCTACGCCTCCATCTACCACCTGGTCCGGGCCAGCTCCCAGCAGGTCATCACCCGCCACAGCCGCAAGAGGTCCCTGCGGCTGCTCAAGACCGTCCTGATGATCCTGGGGGCCTTCATTCTCTGCTGGAGCCCGCTCTTCGCCTTGCTGCTCCTCGACGTCTTCTGCGAGTCCCAGACCTGCAAGCTCCTGAAGGGCATGGACTGGGCCCTGGCCCTGGCGTTGCTCAACTCAGCCATCAACCCCCTCATCTACTCCTTCCGCAGCCTGGAGGTGCGCCGGGCCGTGCTGTGCTtcgtctgctgctgctgcatccgCCTCGGGCTCCGCGGTCCCGGGGACTGCTTGCTCATGGCCGATATCAACTCGGGATCCTCGACCGAGAGCTCCCTGCGGACTCGCGAGAGCTTCCGCTGCTCCGTGGCGCTCAAACCCCGGGGCCGGTCTAGGGAACCTCTCTCCAGCAACTCCAGCATGATGAGCAACCTTACCAGTAACTGA